The Candidatus Tanganyikabacteria bacterium genome has a window encoding:
- a CDS encoding type II toxin-antitoxin system Phd/YefM family antitoxin encodes MAMKVANVGEVKNNLSKFLRMLAAGEEVVICRHNQPIARLVRFERGTASHTVLGWAQGEGTIADDLQGPFIPPTDWGMLDPQAS; translated from the coding sequence CTGGCCATGAAGGTGGCCAACGTCGGGGAAGTGAAAAACAACCTGAGCAAGTTTCTCCGGATGCTGGCCGCCGGCGAGGAAGTTGTCATCTGCCGCCACAATCAGCCGATCGCGCGCCTGGTGCGTTTCGAGCGCGGGACGGCGAGCCATACGGTGCTCGGCTGGGCCCAAGGCGAAGGCACCATCGCGGACGACCTGCAGGGCCCCTTCATTCCGCCGACTGACTGGGGAATGCTGGACCCGCAAGCCTCTTGA